A stretch of the Festucalex cinctus isolate MCC-2025b chromosome 20, RoL_Fcin_1.0, whole genome shotgun sequence genome encodes the following:
- the topbp1 gene encoding DNA topoisomerase 2-binding protein 1 isoform X1 translates to MSKVEKERFIVKFVGRKLQTSEYAAKAYEAILELQSEKYVKKIDEEAVLKMDQKDKSLFVFTDFDTPAFQHCKNLGCRIVSPLVVMFCLQTQLCVPKAEKPVYNMAMADVTVSCTSLDKTARAEVMDLVQLMGGRVYLDLNVSVTHLIAGEVGSKKYLVAANLGKPILLPSWVKACWEISQNSLFRFTDLPTEDHLCPVLRGCTVCVTGLSGVERKEVQRLCEQHGGRYTGQLKMNECTHLIANEPSGQKYECARKWNVHCVSLCWLFDSIEKGSAQDERHYTVERAASKRTAPNTSTPTDSGRKDERPSLLGLSNISFNASTTVNDTALTNGNVSRANVDASDATDSLDLTVCPADDLLDGCKLYLCGLPVKKLEKLCRLVSAAGGLRFNQPSQELTHVVLGELDQELKTFLSKATHRPHVVTVQWLLDCFSKGRVLPEEGFLHPDCLPPSRAEVLVAPARRTSASRPSVGPPTASPSTPRLKQAEEDLLSQYMDDDPTVLDEPPMPAERDSGTSTNVSAEHSRTLNRSGRLESDSTAHESSEAGLFAGKRFLLQGFGTEAEAQLSLLVTENGGRLPVSRTRAVADYAVVPLLGCSVEATVDEVVTDTWLATCVEMECLLELSTNPLFTPVPVMDGRSPLTDCVLSVSQFTGAERESLVELAKHLGATVQDFFVRLPNPKKGMLASTHLVLQSPDGTKYQAAKKWGLPAVTMHWILASARTGQRAAEERFRVDLPPSPEREEDSFVAASQKTPMPPPLPPRPARSSPEVPLLGPQGGKAVTPLDLGRFHSKVFRSVLDEMKSKEDLGASEQGQEGGCRKPLAKEPSLQLDTPSRFLSRDQLFRPSFNVKDALEALDTPGGKPKPGERTETPLTDLIHRNMKVALANSTRGSHVASMQAASASPQLITSRKEAVKKAAEPLAGVVICVGKKLSKMQGELNAVAASLGAEFRWACDDTVTHFIYQGRAGDNSREYRSAKERVLHVVSHHWLEACAEEQRHVPESLYPFTYNPKMSLNLSQVPSSSQRSPPSTQTQLKDDTEARDDQVHPNKSEHKPAEDASTSHRRTSNGGGDRDDLVDKTDVTETLEMRENLQKTLQEIMSATKMTTGRRTSVRLSRMGSAGTDSSPNTAGGGSRTLEALRVSRAAAPDVNTEPSQSEQIVWDDPTAREERARLADNLQWPGSPSQHSESLVPPPQAVPQRDGQLKDSMTDSELVEMALFLPSAACEVIDQQMGKKATAPPLEDAQHNILTPESPSIAFPLAKPTVAPTPEEEAKTPPIFQMSSLTPEERIDYSHLIEVLGGVILDKQSFDPSCSHIIVGTPLRNEKYLAAMAAGKWILHRSYLEACRSVGRFIPEEDYEWGSSSILDALPSITSQQRRLALAAMRWRKALRGSSKQEGAFSGWTVMLNIDQSREAGFRRLLQSGGAKVLPSASHSMYKVTTHLFADFNRLRPGDFRVDVSEASTQGVTCLKPEYIADYLMQEPVPPTALYLLAGSAPEEAPGAPPLKRKAAEHNSRLKKSRLH, encoded by the exons ATGTCCAAAGTCGAAAAGGAACGCTTCATTGTGAAGTTTGTCGGAAGGAAATTACAAACGTCAGAGTATGCTGCCAAAGCGTACGAG GCTATTCTGGAGCTACAATCTGAAAAGTACGTCAAGAAGATTGATGAAGAAGCTGTGTTAAAGATGGACCAAAAGGACAAATCGCTGTTTGTCTTCACTGACTTCGACACACCTGCCTTCCAGCACTGCAAGAAT CTTGGCTGTCGGATCGTGAGTCCGCTGGTGGTGATGTTCTGCCTACAGACGCAGCTTTGCGTGCCTAAAGCGGAGAAGCCGGTCTACAACATGGCCATGGCAGATGTCACCGTCTCCTGCACGAGCCTTGATAAAACTGCCCGG GCTGAAGTGATGGATCTGGTGCAGCTGATGGGCGGGCGCGTCTACCTGGACCTCAACGTGTCCGTCACCCACCTGATCGCCGGCGAAGTGGGCAGCAAAAAGTACCTGGTTGCCGCCAACCTGGGTAAACCCATCCTGCTTCCTTCCTGGGTCAAAGCGTGCTGGGAGATCTCTCAGAACAG TCTGTTCCGGTTCACGGATCTGCCCACGGAGGACCACCTGTGCCCGGTGCTGCGGGGCTGCACCGTGTGCGTGACGGGTCTCTCCGGCGTCGAGCGCAAAGAAGTGCAGCGTCTGTGCGAGCAGCACGGCGGCCGCTACACGGGCCAGCTCAAAATGAACGAGTGCACGCACCTCATCGCCAACGAACCCTCGG GTCAGAAGTACGAGTGTGCGCGCAAATGGAACGTGCACTGCGTGTCGCTGTGCTGGCTTTTCGACAGCATCGAGAAGGGCTCCGCTCAGGATGAGCGTCACTACACCGTGGAGCGCGCCGCATCCAAAAGGACCGCGCCAAACACATCCACGCCCACCGACTCCGGCAGAAAGGACG agcGTCCTTCTCTGCTGGGTTTGAGTAACATCTCCTTCAACGCCAGCACAACTGTCAACGACACAGCCCTCACCAACGGGAATGTCAGTCGTGCAAACGTGGATGCTTCGGACGCCACCGACAGTCTGGATCTCACTGTGTGTCCCGCTGACGACCTCCTGGACGGCTGTAAG TTGTATCTGTGCGGCCTGCCCGTGAAGAAGTTGGAGAAGCTGTGTCGCCTGGTGAGCGCCGCGGGAGGTCTTCGCTTCAACCAACCCAGCCAGGAGCTCACGCATGTGGTCTTGGGAGAACTGGACCAGGAACTCAAGACTTTTCTGTCCAAAGCAACTCACAG ACCTCACGTGGTGACAGTCCAGTGGCTGCTCGACTGTTTCTCCAAAGGCCGCGTCCTCCCGGAAGAAGGCTTCCTCCACCCGGACTGTTTGCCTCCCTCCCGGGCGGAAGTGTTAGTTGCACCGGCCCGTCGCACTTCCGCATCCAGGCCCTCGGTTGGACCCCCCACCGCCAGTCCCAGCACTCCAAGACTGAAGCAAGCGGAGGAGGACCTCCTCTCGCAGTACATGGATGACGACCCGACAGTCC TTGATGAGCCGCCGATGCCAGCCGAGCGTGACAGTGGGACGTCCACCAACGTATCCGCCGAGCATTCCCGCACCCTCAACCGCAGCGGCAGGCTCGAGTCGGACTCCACCGCGCACGAGTCCAGCGAGGCGGGCCTCTTTGCCGGAAAGCGCTTCCTGCTGCAGGGCTTCGGCACCGAGGCCGAGGCGCAGCTCTCCCTGCTGGTGACAGAGAACGGAGGCCGGCTGCCGGTGAGCCGCACTCGTGCCGTCGCCGACTACGCCGTGGTGCCCCTGCTGGGCTGCTCGGTGGAGGCCACGGTGGACGAGGTTGTCACCGATACGTGGCTG GCCACGTGTGTGGAGATGGAGTGTCTCCTGGAGCTTTCGACCAATCCTCTGTTCACTCCCGTTCCCGTAATGGACGGCCGTTCCCCTCTCACGGATTGTGTCCTTTCCGTCAGCCAGTTCACGGGAGCCGAGCGGGAGTCGCTGGTGGAGCTGGCCAAGCACCTGGGAGCTAC TGTCCAGGACTTCTTTGTGCGCTTGCCCAACCCAAAGAAAGGAATGCTGGCCAGCACTCACCTGGTGCTGCAGAGCCCCGACGGCACCAAGTACCAGGCGGCCAAGAAGTGGGGGCTCCCGGCGGTCACCATGCACTGGATCCTGGCCTCGGCCAGGACCGGCCAGAGGGCAGCCGAGGAGCGCTTTCGGGTTGACCTGCCGCCTTCTCCCG AAAGGGAGGAGGACAGTTTTGTCGCCGCCTCCCAGAAGACACCcatgccgccgccgctgccgccccGACCCGCACGCTCTTCTCCAGAGGTGCCGCTGCTGGGTCCGCAAGGCGGCAAGGCAGTCACGCCGCTGGATCTGGGACGCTTCCATAGCAAAGTGTTCCGCTCGGTGCTGGACGAGATGAAGTCCAAAGAGGACCTCGGCGCTTCCGAGCAAGGCCAGGAGGGTGGCTGCAGGAAGCCCCTCGCCAAGGAGCCCTCACTGCAGCTGGACACGCCCTCTCGCTTCCTCAGCAGAGACCAGCTCTTCAGGCCCTCCTTCAATGTTAAG GACGCTTTGGAGGCGTTGGACACGCCAGGCGGGAAACCCAAGCCTGGCGAGAGGACGGAGACGCCGCTCACGGACCTCATCCACAGGAATATGAAAGTGGCGCTGGCCAACAGCACCCGCGGCAGCCACGTTGCCAGCATGCAAGCGGCCTCTGCCAGCCCGCAGCTCATCACCAGCAGGAAGGAG GCAGTAAAAAAGGCGGCCGAGCCGCTGGCGGGCGTCGTGATTTGCGTGGGGAAGAAGCTGAGCAAGATGCAGGGCGAACTGAACGCCGTGGCCGCCTCGCTCGGAGCGGAATTCAG aTGGGCCTGCGACGATACGGTCACCCACTTCATCTACCAGGGGCGAGCGGGTGACAACAGTCGGGAATACCGCAGCGCGAAGGAGAGGGTGCTGCATGTGGTGTCTCACCATTGGCTGGAAGCT TGCGCCGAGGAGCAGAGGCACGTCCCGGAGTCTCTGTATCCTTTCACCTATAACCCCAAGATGAGCCTGAACCTCAGTCAGGTTCCCAGCAGCTCTCAGAGGTCTCCACCTTCCACGCAAACGCAACTGAAAGACGACACCGAAGCCCGGGACGACCAAGTACACCCGAATaag TCTGAGCACAAACCCGCAGAGGACGCTTCCACCTCTCACCGTCGTACAAGCAATGGAGGCGGAGATCGAGACGACCTTGTGGACAAGACTG ATGTTACAGAGACACTGGAAATGAGAGAAAACTTGCAAAAAACGCTCCAAGAAATCATGTCGGCCACCAAGATGACGACCGGCAGGCGGACGTCGGTGCGGCTCAGTCGGATGGGGTCCGCGGGCACTGACTCCTCCCCCAACACTGCTGGCGGCGGCAGTCGCACTCTGGAAGCATTAAG GGTCTCCAGGGCAGCTGCTCCGGACGTCAACACGGAGCCTTCCCAGAGCGAGCAGATTGTTTGGGACGATCCGACGGCCAGGGAGGAGCGGGCCAGGCTGGCTGACAACCTGCAGTGGCCCGGTAGTCCCTCGCAGCACTCGGAGTCTCTGGTGCCGCCCCCGCAGGCCGTGCCGCAGCGCGACGGCCAACTCAAGGACTCCATGACCGACTCGGAGCTGGTGGAGATGG CTCTCTTCCTCCCGTCAGCGGCTTGTGAAGTCATCGACCAGCAAATGGGCAAGAAGGCCACAGCGCCCCCATTGGAGGATGCGCAGCATAACATCTTGACTCCCGAATCCCCCAGCATCGCCTTCCCCCTCGCCAAGCCCACAGTAGCTCCCACGCCAGAG GAGGAGGCGAAGACGCCACCCATATTCCAGATGTCCTCGCTCACTCCTGAGGAACGTATCGATTACAGTCACCTCATCGAAGTGCTTG GTGGTGTCATCTTGGATAAACAATCGTTTGACCCCAGCTGCTCCCATATCATCGTAGGCACGCCCCTGCGCAACGAGAAGTACCTGGCGGCCATGGCGGCCGGCAAATGGATCCTGCATCGCTCCTACTTGGAGGCTTGTCGATCCGTGGGCCGCTTCATTCCG GAGGAGGACTACGAGTGGGGCAGCAGCTCCATCCTGGACGCTTTGCCGTCCATCACCTCGCAGCAGAGGCGCTTAGCGTTAGCTGCCATGCGCTGGAGGAAGGCTCTAAGGGGATCCTCCAAACAGGAA gGGGCCTTCAGTGGCTGGACGGTGATGCTGAACATCGACCAGAGCCGAGAAGCCGGCTTTAGACGCTTGCTGCAGTCGGGCGGGGCCAAG GTGCTGCCGAGTGCCTCGCATTCGATGTACAAGGTGACCACGCATTTGTTTGCCGACTTCAACCGCCTCCGGCCGGGAGACTTCCGGGTGGATGTGTCGGAAGCCTCCACCCAGGGGGTGACGTGCTTGAAGCCCGAGTACATCGCTGACTACCTCATGCAG GAGCCCGTCCCTCCTACGGCGCTCTACCTCCTCGCCGGGAGTGCCCCCGAAGAGGCGCCTGGCGCGCCGCCGCTGAAACGCAAAGCGGCTGAGCATAACTCCCGGCTGAAAAAGTCTCGTCTGcactga
- the topbp1 gene encoding DNA topoisomerase 2-binding protein 1 isoform X2 codes for MSKVEKERFIVKFVGRKLQTSEYAAKAYEAILELQSEKYVKKIDEEAVLKMDQKDKSLFVFTDFDTPAFQHCKNLGCRIVSPLVVMFCLQTQLCVPKAEKPVYNMAMADVTVSCTSLDKTARAEVMDLVQLMGGRVYLDLNVSVTHLIAGEVGSKKYLVAANLGKPILLPSWVKACWEISQNSLFRFTDLPTEDHLCPVLRGCTVCVTGLSGVERKEVQRLCEQHGGRYTGQLKMNECTHLIANEPSGQKYECARKWNVHCVSLCWLFDSIEKGSAQDERHYTVERAASKRTAPNTSTPTDSGRKDERPSLLGLSNISFNASTTVNDTALTNGNVSRANVDASDATDSLDLTVCPADDLLDGCKLYLCGLPVKKLEKLCRLVSAAGGLRFNQPSQELTHVVLGELDQELKTFLSKATHRPHVVTVQWLLDCFSKGRVLPEEGFLHPDCLPPSRAEVLVAPARRTSASRPSVGPPTASPSTPRLKQAEEDLLSQYMDDDPTVLDEPPMPAERDSGTSTNVSAEHSRTLNRSGRLESDSTAHESSEAGLFAGKRFLLQGFGTEAEAQLSLLVTENGGRLPVSRTRAVADYAVVPLLGCSVEATVDEVVTDTWLATCVEMECLLELSTNPLFTPVPVMDGRSPLTDCVLSVSQFTGAERESLVELAKHLGATVQDFFVRLPNPKKGMLASTHLVLQSPDGTKYQAAKKWGLPAVTMHWILASARTGQRAAEERFRVDLPPSPEREEDSFVAASQKTPMPPPLPPRPARSSPEVPLLGPQGGKAVTPLDLGRFHSKVFRSVLDEMKSKEDLGASEQGQEGGCRKPLAKEPSLQLDTPSRFLSRDQLFRPSFNVKDALEALDTPGGKPKPGERTETPLTDLIHRNMKVALANSTRGSHVASMQAASASPQLITSRKEAVKKAAEPLAGVVICVGKKLSKMQGELNAVAASLGAEFRWACDDTVTHFIYQGRAGDNSREYRSAKERVLHVVSHHWLEACAEEQRHVPESLYPFTYNPKMSLNLSQVPSSSQRSPPSTQTQLKDDTEARDDQVHPNKSEHKPAEDASTSHRRTSNGGGDRDDLVDKTDVTETLEMRENLQKTLQEIMSATKMTTGRRTSVRLSRMGSAGTDSSPNTAGGGSRTLEALRVSRAAAPDVNTEPSQSEQIVWDDPTAREERARLADNLQWPGSPSQHSESLVPPPQAVPQRDGQLKDSMTDSELVEMAACEVIDQQMGKKATAPPLEDAQHNILTPESPSIAFPLAKPTVAPTPEEEAKTPPIFQMSSLTPEERIDYSHLIEVLGGVILDKQSFDPSCSHIIVGTPLRNEKYLAAMAAGKWILHRSYLEACRSVGRFIPEEDYEWGSSSILDALPSITSQQRRLALAAMRWRKALRGSSKQEGAFSGWTVMLNIDQSREAGFRRLLQSGGAKVLPSASHSMYKVTTHLFADFNRLRPGDFRVDVSEASTQGVTCLKPEYIADYLMQEPVPPTALYLLAGSAPEEAPGAPPLKRKAAEHNSRLKKSRLH; via the exons ATGTCCAAAGTCGAAAAGGAACGCTTCATTGTGAAGTTTGTCGGAAGGAAATTACAAACGTCAGAGTATGCTGCCAAAGCGTACGAG GCTATTCTGGAGCTACAATCTGAAAAGTACGTCAAGAAGATTGATGAAGAAGCTGTGTTAAAGATGGACCAAAAGGACAAATCGCTGTTTGTCTTCACTGACTTCGACACACCTGCCTTCCAGCACTGCAAGAAT CTTGGCTGTCGGATCGTGAGTCCGCTGGTGGTGATGTTCTGCCTACAGACGCAGCTTTGCGTGCCTAAAGCGGAGAAGCCGGTCTACAACATGGCCATGGCAGATGTCACCGTCTCCTGCACGAGCCTTGATAAAACTGCCCGG GCTGAAGTGATGGATCTGGTGCAGCTGATGGGCGGGCGCGTCTACCTGGACCTCAACGTGTCCGTCACCCACCTGATCGCCGGCGAAGTGGGCAGCAAAAAGTACCTGGTTGCCGCCAACCTGGGTAAACCCATCCTGCTTCCTTCCTGGGTCAAAGCGTGCTGGGAGATCTCTCAGAACAG TCTGTTCCGGTTCACGGATCTGCCCACGGAGGACCACCTGTGCCCGGTGCTGCGGGGCTGCACCGTGTGCGTGACGGGTCTCTCCGGCGTCGAGCGCAAAGAAGTGCAGCGTCTGTGCGAGCAGCACGGCGGCCGCTACACGGGCCAGCTCAAAATGAACGAGTGCACGCACCTCATCGCCAACGAACCCTCGG GTCAGAAGTACGAGTGTGCGCGCAAATGGAACGTGCACTGCGTGTCGCTGTGCTGGCTTTTCGACAGCATCGAGAAGGGCTCCGCTCAGGATGAGCGTCACTACACCGTGGAGCGCGCCGCATCCAAAAGGACCGCGCCAAACACATCCACGCCCACCGACTCCGGCAGAAAGGACG agcGTCCTTCTCTGCTGGGTTTGAGTAACATCTCCTTCAACGCCAGCACAACTGTCAACGACACAGCCCTCACCAACGGGAATGTCAGTCGTGCAAACGTGGATGCTTCGGACGCCACCGACAGTCTGGATCTCACTGTGTGTCCCGCTGACGACCTCCTGGACGGCTGTAAG TTGTATCTGTGCGGCCTGCCCGTGAAGAAGTTGGAGAAGCTGTGTCGCCTGGTGAGCGCCGCGGGAGGTCTTCGCTTCAACCAACCCAGCCAGGAGCTCACGCATGTGGTCTTGGGAGAACTGGACCAGGAACTCAAGACTTTTCTGTCCAAAGCAACTCACAG ACCTCACGTGGTGACAGTCCAGTGGCTGCTCGACTGTTTCTCCAAAGGCCGCGTCCTCCCGGAAGAAGGCTTCCTCCACCCGGACTGTTTGCCTCCCTCCCGGGCGGAAGTGTTAGTTGCACCGGCCCGTCGCACTTCCGCATCCAGGCCCTCGGTTGGACCCCCCACCGCCAGTCCCAGCACTCCAAGACTGAAGCAAGCGGAGGAGGACCTCCTCTCGCAGTACATGGATGACGACCCGACAGTCC TTGATGAGCCGCCGATGCCAGCCGAGCGTGACAGTGGGACGTCCACCAACGTATCCGCCGAGCATTCCCGCACCCTCAACCGCAGCGGCAGGCTCGAGTCGGACTCCACCGCGCACGAGTCCAGCGAGGCGGGCCTCTTTGCCGGAAAGCGCTTCCTGCTGCAGGGCTTCGGCACCGAGGCCGAGGCGCAGCTCTCCCTGCTGGTGACAGAGAACGGAGGCCGGCTGCCGGTGAGCCGCACTCGTGCCGTCGCCGACTACGCCGTGGTGCCCCTGCTGGGCTGCTCGGTGGAGGCCACGGTGGACGAGGTTGTCACCGATACGTGGCTG GCCACGTGTGTGGAGATGGAGTGTCTCCTGGAGCTTTCGACCAATCCTCTGTTCACTCCCGTTCCCGTAATGGACGGCCGTTCCCCTCTCACGGATTGTGTCCTTTCCGTCAGCCAGTTCACGGGAGCCGAGCGGGAGTCGCTGGTGGAGCTGGCCAAGCACCTGGGAGCTAC TGTCCAGGACTTCTTTGTGCGCTTGCCCAACCCAAAGAAAGGAATGCTGGCCAGCACTCACCTGGTGCTGCAGAGCCCCGACGGCACCAAGTACCAGGCGGCCAAGAAGTGGGGGCTCCCGGCGGTCACCATGCACTGGATCCTGGCCTCGGCCAGGACCGGCCAGAGGGCAGCCGAGGAGCGCTTTCGGGTTGACCTGCCGCCTTCTCCCG AAAGGGAGGAGGACAGTTTTGTCGCCGCCTCCCAGAAGACACCcatgccgccgccgctgccgccccGACCCGCACGCTCTTCTCCAGAGGTGCCGCTGCTGGGTCCGCAAGGCGGCAAGGCAGTCACGCCGCTGGATCTGGGACGCTTCCATAGCAAAGTGTTCCGCTCGGTGCTGGACGAGATGAAGTCCAAAGAGGACCTCGGCGCTTCCGAGCAAGGCCAGGAGGGTGGCTGCAGGAAGCCCCTCGCCAAGGAGCCCTCACTGCAGCTGGACACGCCCTCTCGCTTCCTCAGCAGAGACCAGCTCTTCAGGCCCTCCTTCAATGTTAAG GACGCTTTGGAGGCGTTGGACACGCCAGGCGGGAAACCCAAGCCTGGCGAGAGGACGGAGACGCCGCTCACGGACCTCATCCACAGGAATATGAAAGTGGCGCTGGCCAACAGCACCCGCGGCAGCCACGTTGCCAGCATGCAAGCGGCCTCTGCCAGCCCGCAGCTCATCACCAGCAGGAAGGAG GCAGTAAAAAAGGCGGCCGAGCCGCTGGCGGGCGTCGTGATTTGCGTGGGGAAGAAGCTGAGCAAGATGCAGGGCGAACTGAACGCCGTGGCCGCCTCGCTCGGAGCGGAATTCAG aTGGGCCTGCGACGATACGGTCACCCACTTCATCTACCAGGGGCGAGCGGGTGACAACAGTCGGGAATACCGCAGCGCGAAGGAGAGGGTGCTGCATGTGGTGTCTCACCATTGGCTGGAAGCT TGCGCCGAGGAGCAGAGGCACGTCCCGGAGTCTCTGTATCCTTTCACCTATAACCCCAAGATGAGCCTGAACCTCAGTCAGGTTCCCAGCAGCTCTCAGAGGTCTCCACCTTCCACGCAAACGCAACTGAAAGACGACACCGAAGCCCGGGACGACCAAGTACACCCGAATaag TCTGAGCACAAACCCGCAGAGGACGCTTCCACCTCTCACCGTCGTACAAGCAATGGAGGCGGAGATCGAGACGACCTTGTGGACAAGACTG ATGTTACAGAGACACTGGAAATGAGAGAAAACTTGCAAAAAACGCTCCAAGAAATCATGTCGGCCACCAAGATGACGACCGGCAGGCGGACGTCGGTGCGGCTCAGTCGGATGGGGTCCGCGGGCACTGACTCCTCCCCCAACACTGCTGGCGGCGGCAGTCGCACTCTGGAAGCATTAAG GGTCTCCAGGGCAGCTGCTCCGGACGTCAACACGGAGCCTTCCCAGAGCGAGCAGATTGTTTGGGACGATCCGACGGCCAGGGAGGAGCGGGCCAGGCTGGCTGACAACCTGCAGTGGCCCGGTAGTCCCTCGCAGCACTCGGAGTCTCTGGTGCCGCCCCCGCAGGCCGTGCCGCAGCGCGACGGCCAACTCAAGGACTCCATGACCGACTCGGAGCTGGTGGAGATGG CGGCTTGTGAAGTCATCGACCAGCAAATGGGCAAGAAGGCCACAGCGCCCCCATTGGAGGATGCGCAGCATAACATCTTGACTCCCGAATCCCCCAGCATCGCCTTCCCCCTCGCCAAGCCCACAGTAGCTCCCACGCCAGAG GAGGAGGCGAAGACGCCACCCATATTCCAGATGTCCTCGCTCACTCCTGAGGAACGTATCGATTACAGTCACCTCATCGAAGTGCTTG GTGGTGTCATCTTGGATAAACAATCGTTTGACCCCAGCTGCTCCCATATCATCGTAGGCACGCCCCTGCGCAACGAGAAGTACCTGGCGGCCATGGCGGCCGGCAAATGGATCCTGCATCGCTCCTACTTGGAGGCTTGTCGATCCGTGGGCCGCTTCATTCCG GAGGAGGACTACGAGTGGGGCAGCAGCTCCATCCTGGACGCTTTGCCGTCCATCACCTCGCAGCAGAGGCGCTTAGCGTTAGCTGCCATGCGCTGGAGGAAGGCTCTAAGGGGATCCTCCAAACAGGAA gGGGCCTTCAGTGGCTGGACGGTGATGCTGAACATCGACCAGAGCCGAGAAGCCGGCTTTAGACGCTTGCTGCAGTCGGGCGGGGCCAAG GTGCTGCCGAGTGCCTCGCATTCGATGTACAAGGTGACCACGCATTTGTTTGCCGACTTCAACCGCCTCCGGCCGGGAGACTTCCGGGTGGATGTGTCGGAAGCCTCCACCCAGGGGGTGACGTGCTTGAAGCCCGAGTACATCGCTGACTACCTCATGCAG GAGCCCGTCCCTCCTACGGCGCTCTACCTCCTCGCCGGGAGTGCCCCCGAAGAGGCGCCTGGCGCGCCGCCGCTGAAACGCAAAGCGGCTGAGCATAACTCCCGGCTGAAAAAGTCTCGTCTGcactga